A region of Ictalurus furcatus strain D&B chromosome 1, Billie_1.0, whole genome shotgun sequence DNA encodes the following proteins:
- the LOC128619151 gene encoding uncharacterized protein LOC128619151 produces MCLTETWIKPNEYIALNEASPPGYSYVHQPRSTGRGGGVGLIHSKNLVVTQKPSHKFNSFEILYTSITYVATKNKSIPLIIIYRPPGPYTEFLSEFADFVSNLVVYVDKALIVGDFNIHFDNLEDPLRLAVVSILDSVGINQNVIGPTHNGGHTLDLILTYGLSIENIIIFPQSEVVSDHYLISFIIRIDHNISTSPRYRVKRTYTSGTAPSFINNLAETSIRFGSPSDPIELDQATESLESTLRYTLDRVAPLKRKIIREKKLAPWYNDQMRTLKQTTRQLERKWRQTKLVIFQTAWKESLLKYRKSLGDARKIYFSTLIGDNKNNSRFLFNTVAKLTRNKTTTERNTQSLHSSEDFMTFFIDKVENIRREIQAIKLKPDSTVTNPLHDNVAISDQCLECFASLRETELATLISSANSSTCILDPVPTCLFKQICPGVIEPLLNIINSSLSTGYVPKSLKLAVIKPLIKKPDLDPSQLSSYRPISNLPFISKILEKVIAKQLC; encoded by the coding sequence atgtgtttaacagaaacttggattaaaccaaacgagtacatagcattaaatgaagccagtcctcctggatacagttatgtacatcagcctcgttcaactggtagaggaggaggtgttggtctcatccatagtaaaaatctagtcgtcacacaaaaacctagtcataaatttaattcttttgaaattctttataccagtataacttatgtagccacaaaaaataagtcaattcctctaattattatttacagacccccagggccatatactgaatttcttagtgaatttgcagactttgtctcaaacctggttgtgtatgtagataaagcattaatcgtcggagactttaatattcattttgataacctggaagaccctctaagattagcggttgtgtccatcttagattcagtagggattaatcagaacgtaatcgggcctactcataatggtggtcacactcttgacctcatactaacatacggactaagtatagaaaatattataatttttccgcagtctgaagttgtctcagaccattatcttatctcgttcataatacgaattgatcataatatttccacctcgcctcgctaccgcgtaaaacgtacctacacatcaggtactgcaccgagcttcataaataacctcgcagaaacatcaattagatttggatcaccgtctgatcccatagaactcgatcaggcgactgaaagcttggagtcaacactccgctacacgctggatagagtggctccactcaaaagaaaaataattagagaaaaaaaattagcaccctggtataacgatcaaatgcgaaccttaaaacagacaactcgacagttagaacgtaaatggcgtcaaaccaaactggtgatatttcaaacagcatggaaggagagcctactgaaatataggaaatctcttggtgatgctagaaaaatctatttctccaccttaataggagacaacaaaaacaattctagattccttttcaacacagtagcaaaattaactaggaataaaaccactacagagagaaacactcaatcattacatagcagtgaagatttcatgacatttttcattgataaggttgaaaatattagacgtgaaatacaggccattaaattaaaaccggacagtactgtaacaaacccattacatgacaatgtagcaatatcggatcaatgtttagagtgttttgcttcgcttagagagaccgaactagctacattaatctcttcagccaattcatcaacttgcatactagatcccgtacctacatgtttgtttaaacagatttgtcctggagtaattgaaccacttttaaatataatcaattcttccctaagcactggctatgtacctaaatcacttaaattagcagttattaaacccttgattaaaaaacctgatcttgacccgtctcaattgtccagctatagacctatatcaaatctccccttcatctctaagattttagaaaaggttatagcaaagcagttatgctag